A window of the Henckelia pumila isolate YLH828 chromosome 3, ASM3356847v2, whole genome shotgun sequence genome harbors these coding sequences:
- the LOC140886723 gene encoding triose phosphate/phosphate translocator, chloroplastic isoform X1, translating to MESRVITGVTVRGVVLPPKPAARLNGNCVFPAVRLSGKLTDAGNLIWGRQLRPAVLLEASPATLPLSLVAKREGFQPCHAAASSPAEGGDSAGEAKVGFLKKYPALVTGFFFFMWYFLNVIFNILNKKIYNYFPYPYFVSVIHLFVGVIYCLMSWTVGLPKRAPIDSTLLKLLIPVAVCHALGHVTSNVSFAAVAVSFTHTVKALEPFFNAAASQFILGQQIPLALWLSLAPVVIGVSMASLTELSFNWLGFTSAMISNISFTYRSIYSKKAMTDMDSTNLYAYISIIALIVCIPPAVILEGPQLMKYGFNDAIAKVGLTKFVTDLFWVGMFYHLYNQLATNTLERVAPLTHAVGNVLKRVFVIGFSIIVFGNKISLQTGIGTSIAIAGVALYSFIKAKMEEEKRQKKSA from the exons ATGGAGTCACGCGTCATCACCGGCGTCACCGTCCGCGGTGTTGTGCTTCCACCGAAGCCGGCGGCGAGACTCAATGGGAACTGTGTGTTTCCCGCAGTGAGGCTCAGCGGGAAGCTAACGGATGCCGGGAATTTGATATGGGGCAGGCAGCTCCGACCAGCTGTTCTACTCGAGGCTTCTCCGGCGACACTGCCTCTTTCATTGGTGGCCAAGAGAGAGGGTTTCCAGCCGTGCCACGCGGCGGCTTCGTCTCCCGCCGAGGGCGGCGATTCAGCCGG GGAGGCCAAGGTGGGATTTTTGAAGAAGTACCCGGCTCTTGTCACAGGGTTCTTCTTCTTCATGTG GTATTTCTTGAATGTGATTTTCAACATTCTCAACAAGAAGATCTACAATTACTTTCCTTATCCATA TTTTGTGTCTGTGATACATTTATTTGTTGGTGTTATCTACTGCTTGATGAGCTGGACTGTTGGCCTTCCCAAGAGAGCT CCAATAGACTCAACCCTCTTGAAGCTTCTCATCCCAGTCGCTGTATGCCATGCCCTCGGCCACGTAACAAGCAATGTGTCGTTTGCTGCAGTTGCAGTCTCGTTCACTCACACAGTTAAAG CCCTCGAGCCGTTCTTCAATGCTGCGGCCTCACAATTCATTCTTGGACAGCAGATACCTTTAGCTTTGTGGTTGTCACTGGCTCCAGTTGTCATTG GTGTATCAATGGCATCACTGACTGAACTGTCGTTCAACTGGCTTGGATTTACTAGTGCCATGATTTCCAATATCTCATTCACCTACAGGAGCATTTATTCGAAGAAAGCAATG ACTGATATGGATAGCACCAACTTATATGCCTACATCTCTATAATTGCCCTCATTGTTTGCATTCCACCAGCTGTAATC TTGGAGGGACCTCAACTGATGAAGTATGGGTTTAACGATGCAATTGCTAAAGTTGGTTTGACCAAGTTCGTCACGGACCTTTTCTGGGTTGGAATGTTTTACCATCTCTACAACCAG CTGGCAACCAACACTCTAGAGAGAGTGGCTCCACTCACGCATGCAGTTGGAAATGTGTTGAAGCGTGTTTTCGTgattggtttctcaatcatagTCTTTG GTAATAAGATCTCATTGCAAACTGGTATTGGAACCTCCATTGCAATTGCCGGGGTTGCACTCTATTCCTTCATCAAGGCCAAGATGGAAGAAGAGAAACGA CAAAAGAAATCTGCGTGA
- the LOC140892571 gene encoding glutaredoxin-C9-like has translation MEQTISHRILFPNAADGSSTPPPAAAGDPGGEAIDTESIRKLVAENAVVVFARKGCCMCHVIKLLLHGHGVKPTVFDVDEQNEAAVTSELFKILGAGKSAAAADQQLPAAFVGGKLIGGLEKVMGAHISGELVPKLKEARALWL, from the coding sequence ATGGAACAAACAATCTCACACAGAATATTGTTTCCCAACGCCGCCGATGGCTCATCAACACCTCCGCCAGCGGCGGCCGGCGACCCAGGCGGCGAGGCGATAGACACCGAAAGTATTAGAAAACTGGTGGCCGAGAATGCGGTGGTGGTATTTGCCAGAAAGGGCTGCTGCATGTGCCACGTGATCAAGCTTCTGCTGCATGGCCATGGAGTCAAACCCACGGTATTTGACGTTGACGAGCAGAACGAAGCCGCCGTGACCAGCGAGCTGTTCAAGATTCTCGGCGCCGGGAaatccgccgccgccgccgatcAGCAGTTGCCGGCGGCTTTTGTAGGAGGGAAATTGATCGGTGGGCTGGAGAAAGTAATGGGGGCCCATATCTCTGGAGAATTGGTGCCTAAATTAAAGGAAGCCAGAGCTCTATGGCTTTGA
- the LOC140886723 gene encoding triose phosphate/phosphate translocator, chloroplastic isoform X2: protein MGQAAPTSCSTRGFSGDTASFIGGQERGFPAVPRGGFVSRRGRRFSRVREAKVGFLKKYPALVTGFFFFMWYFLNVIFNILNKKIYNYFPYPYFVSVIHLFVGVIYCLMSWTVGLPKRAPIDSTLLKLLIPVAVCHALGHVTSNVSFAAVAVSFTHTVKALEPFFNAAASQFILGQQIPLALWLSLAPVVIGVSMASLTELSFNWLGFTSAMISNISFTYRSIYSKKAMTDMDSTNLYAYISIIALIVCIPPAVILEGPQLMKYGFNDAIAKVGLTKFVTDLFWVGMFYHLYNQLATNTLERVAPLTHAVGNVLKRVFVIGFSIIVFGNKISLQTGIGTSIAIAGVALYSFIKAKMEEEKRQKKSA from the exons ATGGGGCAGGCAGCTCCGACCAGCTGTTCTACTCGAGGCTTCTCCGGCGACACTGCCTCTTTCATTGGTGGCCAAGAGAGAGGGTTTCCAGCCGTGCCACGCGGCGGCTTCGTCTCCCGCCGAGGGCGGCGATTCAGCCGGGTGAG GGAGGCCAAGGTGGGATTTTTGAAGAAGTACCCGGCTCTTGTCACAGGGTTCTTCTTCTTCATGTG GTATTTCTTGAATGTGATTTTCAACATTCTCAACAAGAAGATCTACAATTACTTTCCTTATCCATA TTTTGTGTCTGTGATACATTTATTTGTTGGTGTTATCTACTGCTTGATGAGCTGGACTGTTGGCCTTCCCAAGAGAGCT CCAATAGACTCAACCCTCTTGAAGCTTCTCATCCCAGTCGCTGTATGCCATGCCCTCGGCCACGTAACAAGCAATGTGTCGTTTGCTGCAGTTGCAGTCTCGTTCACTCACACAGTTAAAG CCCTCGAGCCGTTCTTCAATGCTGCGGCCTCACAATTCATTCTTGGACAGCAGATACCTTTAGCTTTGTGGTTGTCACTGGCTCCAGTTGTCATTG GTGTATCAATGGCATCACTGACTGAACTGTCGTTCAACTGGCTTGGATTTACTAGTGCCATGATTTCCAATATCTCATTCACCTACAGGAGCATTTATTCGAAGAAAGCAATG ACTGATATGGATAGCACCAACTTATATGCCTACATCTCTATAATTGCCCTCATTGTTTGCATTCCACCAGCTGTAATC TTGGAGGGACCTCAACTGATGAAGTATGGGTTTAACGATGCAATTGCTAAAGTTGGTTTGACCAAGTTCGTCACGGACCTTTTCTGGGTTGGAATGTTTTACCATCTCTACAACCAG CTGGCAACCAACACTCTAGAGAGAGTGGCTCCACTCACGCATGCAGTTGGAAATGTGTTGAAGCGTGTTTTCGTgattggtttctcaatcatagTCTTTG GTAATAAGATCTCATTGCAAACTGGTATTGGAACCTCCATTGCAATTGCCGGGGTTGCACTCTATTCCTTCATCAAGGCCAAGATGGAAGAAGAGAAACGA CAAAAGAAATCTGCGTGA